ctcagtgtttgtgcactggatgTCTCACACTGGATGACTCACACTTAATGTAAGTTTGGACCAGGACCGGCCTCCAAACTATGTgcaatgtcacaaatcatgctcgtaggcttggattttcaatgagctcagagaCACTTTCCCACTTTAAGCaggtgaatgtgaaaacagccttcaagtTTCATGGACATGAAGAAAAGCTCTTTTGTTTTTAGTGGAGGAGTGACTTTTAAGTTTCTGCTTTTGTGCCGCTGCAGACCTGGAGGCCCAGCTGGCTGCTGTGAGGAAGAAGGCAGCGGATGCTCTTCCGGGGAGCGGCTGGAGCCCCCTGGAGATCAACCCAAATCTTCCTCCGGAGAGGGCCGACATCGTGATCGTTGGAGGTGGTGTGGTGGGCTGGTCCATCGCCTACTGGCTGAAGCAGAGGGAGAGGATACGAGAAGGGGTGAAGGTTATCGTGGTGGAGAAGGACCCGACGGTGAGCAGCACAATGCATCATTTATAACACATATTTAAATCAGTAGTAAATCCTTCCAAAATGTAAACGGCACAATTTGTCTGTATGCAaaatttaaaggacaggttcacagtttttcaacaGTCGggtgaacagtgaaagaggttttcctctctgtaatcattcctcctgttcatactgactagtAAAAGTGtgctttcaaatgtgctttcaatgtaaagtgatggaggccaaaatccacagtgtgttcacacagtttatttaaacttcagcagtctgagttagtcatatcaagtggatatctgccacatttacagtctttttagcatcaaattccctcttagtgtttcccggttgagctgtggtggaagtacagtaacaaaaagaggaactttggcactaaaaagactaacgttgaaagatatctacttgatttgactcattttggacGATTGACgcttcattttagcttcagataaacttttaaatacaatttttgcACAGAAAATACCATATAccatgatatgatatgatatgatatcaTCAGAAATGCACAATAGTTGCTCGAATGATGTCGAGAATGGCCGCTGACAATCCTGCGCCCCTTCCAGAAATGATGATCTCCCCCCACTGTCCCCTGTAGTGAGCTGCATGAGCCACCTTAATACTTTGGATTGGTTCCCTAATTGTTTCCACTCAGCGTTAGCAACAAAACCTGGGAGATAATCCTCAGTCTCTGTGAGCAAAGCATTTAGAGATGGGACTAACAAGGAGAAGGTTAAAATATCTTCTGAATTGTTTACAGATCCTAAGAGTTGAGATCATATACAGCAGGCCTCTGCTCTTATGTAATTCTTCACTAATTGCTTCCCCCTGCATGTGATTCCTCCTCAGTACTCTCAGGCCTCCACGGTGCTGTCAGCCGGGGGGATCCGCCAGCAGTTTTCCCTTCCCGAGAACATCCACCTCTCCCTGGCGTCCGCGGACTTCATGAGGAACATCAATGTAGGTCACGATGAGAGTCACCATGTTCCCGCTTGCTCTCGTACGGAGCCTCTCTCTCGGATCGCTGCGCTCGCTCTCGTAATGAATGACAAGCTTTTAAATCATTGAATGTCACAGTGACTCATGATGCTCAGAGCTGGtgttgtgttaatgtttgtgCATGAACAGCTTGTATGTAAGCTGAGGGTCGACCGAGTGTGATAAATTGATGCAAATAGAGTCAGCGCTAGTTTGAGACTGAACAGTTTGTGTATCAGATGAATAAATTGTCATGGGTTATGTTGCATTTTGGGTAATGTAGGCGTCAGGCTTTGATaaggaagaaaaatgtgatgaatgaaaaagaTCTGCTGCAcatctgtataataaaaaaagacttttggGTCTAATAATGTTACAGGAGTGTAATGATAAAATGATGGAATACTCTTTTAAAGGAGTAGTACGACaaattttgaaatatatttggGCCCTAGTTTTGTATGCAAAAtttaaaggacgggttcacagtttttctagTCTTGAAAGTAGATTTGaggcttctattcagcttcagcagtctgagttagtcatataaagtggatatctgccacatttacagtctttttagcatcaaattctctctttgtgtttccttgttgagctgcggtggaagtatagtaacaaaaagaaggactttggcaataaaaagactgtaacgttgaaagatatgtacttgatttgactcatttgggcagctgaagctccatattagcCTCTGTTTCCCCCAGTTTGTTAGTCtagaaatgattaaatgtgGAAGTTAAAGAGTATAAAGTGACTGTGGCAGTTTCTCTCACCTCCTCAGGAACACCTCAGCGTGATGAACGAAGACCCGGTGGATCTGCAGTTCAACCAATCAGGATACCTATTCCTGGCTAGTGAGGAGGTGGCTCACATCATGGAGGAGAACTACAGCACCCAGAGGTGTTGATCCTCTTTTAATCAAGTCCAACTGTTTGATATCAGAGAGATGAGAACTGAGAACTTTTCCTTTTAGAAATTTAAGCTCAGTATTTCGTTTCAGGGGTGAAATTATTTATCAATCAATAATCTGAATTACGTGTGATTTTAGGCAAGCTGGAGCCAAAgtttcacttctctctcctACACAACTGAAGGAGAAATTTCCCTGGATTAACACAGATGGTGTGGTGCTCGCTTCGTACGGTGAGCACTTTAGGATCTTACGGAATATGCAGGTTTATTAATTAAagcattaatatttattttacacctGTCCGGGTCTGCAGGGTTGGAGAACGAGGGCTGGTTTGATCCCTGGACGCTGCTGAACGCCTTTAAAAGGAAGGCGATGTCTATGGGAGTCATTCAGTGCTGCGGAGAAGTTACAGGTTTGTTTTATCCTCCTAATCTCACAAGTCTGGACTCACTTTATCACAAgaaatgggaaagtgtgtccaaacgtttATGGTTAAAGTGTAATTCTGcttatttttgaccttttttttttaataataggTTTTAAACATACAACAATCATGGTGAGAACCGGTGACGATGAACAAGTGGGCATCCGGAGAATACAATCTGTCAGAGTAAGCATAATcgtcttatttttatttattctaattcTGTTTTTGGTAGAGGTCCTGCAGAAGCATGTGTTTACTTTGAAAAATCACTTTTGTACTCAGTTCAGTGTATTTGCCAAAGACGTGAACACATTTTCCACTTATTTAAAATGCTAACAAAGATCGGGAACTCTTTTTACTTTACTAACACACACTGccacagtaacagtaacagtaacagcacaGTGTTATTATGTTGTATACATGACGGGAGATGGTCTGGTGTCGAGCAGGTGCAGATGCCTAACAGCTTGGAGTACCAGCCGGTTGAATGCGCCATTGTGGTGAACGCAGCTGGAGCCCATTCTGGTAAATTGGCAGAGATGCTGGGAATGGGCTTCGGTGCCAAAGACACCTTCGCTGGAGTTCCACTGCCCGTTGAGCCTCGGAAAAGGTAATTTACTGACTTTAAgggcctttttttccccctattttGTTTGCGAGCCTCTTCATACAAGTCCACTACAGACTTCTGACAGCTTTTATTTAACTCTCACAATTAGTCTCTAAACTTATTCAGATTCATAAATTCCCCGTCAGtctttaattaatgtttgatcaatcttatatgaaaaaataaacattcacaatcactgttttatagtCCAggataacattttatagaatatgaaggatacaaaaacatgtttgaagctaatcttttaattttttttaaataaacacaggtcaaatttgtacctaaaaatgtgtgtcagctgcacacaaataaaaaaaatgcattttatttacatatttgtaaACTTTGGGTCTCATTTGGAAAATtctggttaaaataaatgtgtctaaagtatttttacagctctcaaataaataaaaaaaagggtcaaatttgacccagaacagtgtgtaagggttaaactcCAGTGAACCGGATAAGTGAGAGGCTTTAGAGTGCTGACTCTCAACTTTAATTCGAGGGTGCTCACGTCCACGTCTGATTGACTGCGTGAAAATTGTAGCTCTTTTAAACATAATCACAGGGGGTAAAGAAAAAAGTGCTATAGGTCATTTACTGCTCGGTCAGTATGGACGTGAACACCCTTAAACACCctgaaatcaacattttaaccaagatcctctctctttctctgcataCATGAGCTTTACTTTACTTGCTACTTTTATATACTATTTATTAGGAAAGAAAAATCATGTCAAAAGgcacattttcatctgcagtccctaAGCAGGTtgatatgataaaataaacaaaaaagacagaaaaaactcCATAAAAGCACATGTAAAGCAACATTATGTGCTACTCTGTACTAATTTGACAACaatggaaatgatggtcaaattaaaaggaaatatcTAATAATACCTGAAGTATTTTGTGACTCAGATTGCATTAAAACCAGTCAGCTCAAAGTGATTAATAAACAGAAGTAGTTGTAggtaaatgtactgtaatggTTAAATGGTTGAAATGTCATCATACAGCTTCTGCTTTAAATCAAATGAACGCATTTTTTTGGAGTGGTGTCAGTGAGGGGTTACTAGAGTTCATCTGACATGGCTGTGGATGTAGATGAAATGAGAAAGGTCAGGAACCGCAGCTTCTAGAGTGTCCTGTATATAGCAGGAGTCAGCAATTAAGTTCAACCATGGGCCAAATTTGCAGGCACAGTGGAAacacgtgtttttgtttatgctcaggagggttttttcctcatttttaaatatttaacatgttactgaatacatatactgctgtttttaattctttgaaatcaatatttttgacttttttcattaaatatctttatattattttccaaaatctacatgaactaatgaatacattttcaaatgagagctaaatgttgctttataagaaatgatctctcttataaatcatgtcagtatccatgaaaaactcctgaacttagattttggtgcttaatgggtacactttactttgattaagtaatagaaatagttacattacaatagtacattttaaatagagtaactagtaatctgtaacctattacatttccaaagtaacctttcCAACCCTGCAGATGGCCTATCAGTAatccacacacaacacacagtggTCTGCTTCATTCGTTAGTAAATGAGGCTGAGGTACTTTTATTACAAATCTGTTCTGCTCAGATAGGAAATGTTTGTTCATATTTATTGGGACCTTTTTGTTAATGCTGTTATCTATTCTAGATTTATGAAGAGACATCTATAAAAGGAAAAACTTGAGCTTTTGTCAGTGGGTCAAATATTTGTGCTGGAGAGACAGATTTGGCCCACAGGCAGCTATTTCATGTCACTGCtctatattatactatatatgaGTGGTTCccaaattttttttatatgatggCTCTTCTTCATGGGAATTTATGCTGAGCATCTGAAAAACTCACAAGCCTCACAGTTGGCTTGTTTAACCagtcaaaatgtaaataaaatatgatttaatgcAAATGCCACATGttgaaattatattaaatgcaCAAGAAATGTAGAATGGCATGAGAAATGTAGCAGCCCCATTGGGCCTTCCTCAAGAAACCTCTGCTCTATAGTATACTCTTTATTTAATGACATGAAAgtacattttatacattaatgCAAGTATATACTCGATGTAAGAACTTGAAGATACGATAACATCCTTGTATCACCGATCTCTCCCTCAATCTTTTTCCAGGTATGTGTACGTAGTCCACTGTCCTGATGGTCCAGGTCTCGACACTCCCTTCCTGATCGACTACTCTGGAGTTTACTTCAGAAGAGAGGGGTTAGGAGGGAACTACATCGCTGGGATGTCACCTGAGGAGGTTTGTTGTTCGTCTAAGCTGTTTCCCTGACTATtataaataagaacaaaagaGATCTAAGTGTTTATCCGCGTGTCTGTCCCCAGGGGGAGGAGCCAGATATCAGCAATCTAGAGGTGGATCATCAGTTTTTTGAGGAAAAGATTTGGCCCAGCTTGGCCCATCGTGTTCCTGCTTTTGAGAAACTAAAGGTAAGGGGTTTGGGACACTTATAATTGACGAGCACATAAGGTTTTCATTGATCTATTTTCTGCTAATTGCTCTACAAATATGTTAGTCCACTTTATTTTGAGCatttctgtgttattttaatggattttaaaaaaaagtcagcacaGGTATTTTTAGTTTAAAGGCCTAAAACCGCCTATTGGAGGTAGGGATGGGAATTGAGAACTGGTTCCAAATTGTCCGATCTATCCATGCTTATGGAGTTCCTCTTATCAATGCCCAGGAATGACTTGACTGTGTACAGCGCGACACACGCTTAGGTTATCTTCAGCTATCTCGTAGTTCATCTTGTTTAACTTTGTAAGATGctttcaatatatatattattttacagtCAGTGGTCTGAAACAGATCATTCTAGCTCCTGTTATCAAATTTTTACACATGTTCACTTGAaagttttgtcactttaaacGTGTTTAACTCCGACATACAACATCATAACTGTATAAAAACTAACAGGAaatcacaaaaagacaaaaatgtcccCTTTAAGGCTCAGCCTTTTACAGATCAGACTTACCTCTTGTTCCTCTCCTCAGGTGAGCAGTGCGTGGGCGGGTTTCTACGACTACAACACCTTCGACCAGAACGGCATCATCGGGATTCACCCTCTGATCAACAACATGTACTTTGCCACCGGCTTCAGCGGCCACGGCCTGCAGCACTCGCCCGCGGTGGGTCGCGCTGTGGCAGAACTGATCCTGGACGGGAACTTTAAAACGCTGGACTTGAGCAACTTCGGCTTCAAACGCATTCTGACCCAGGAGCCAATGTTGGAGAGGAACATCGTTTAGATGAGGACTCCCTGGACTCCTACCGTCCACACTCCTGCCAAAGCAAAGGATCATTCAGGTTTTCTACAACTGTGGGTCTTATTTTAGTGTCTCCCCGTCACTATATAACATTTTACTCATCATATCAATCGCTGAAACCTGGAAATGGAGCCTCATCGTGACAGTAAAGTCCAAAAAAGGCATGAAACAGGAGCAGACAGTTCACTCCCTGTTTCCTACAGACtgtcaacattgttttttaaccctaaTCAACCTTTACTGAATTGTTTTTTGTGACCAAACCGAACCAGATCTTAACACAGCAGTGTGATAACAGTGTTTTGGAAGACAATTACAaattataactataataataatctctacgattacaatagggcctttgCACTGtatagtgcttgggccctaataatattAAACTTCATTTCTGTAGCACCTTTCCAAACCAAAGTTAGAAGGTGATTCACATAAGACGGTATACAccatttaagtaaaataaaatgaacagaataacatagagaaaaacacaataaaaagtgTAAGTATAAGCATAAATAGatgaaacatttataaataaaacaactgacTCAGCTGATCTAATACTGAGGGGGAGTTCATCAGTGTTGGaactacaacagtaaaagcaTCCTGTACATTATGTCATCCTACCagtgtatgtgttttgttttggagcataattataattattaaagtaTTTCTGAAGGGAAAAGGTTACACACGTTTGGGTGGAAAGGAACCAAACTGTTGACACACCCGTGATACAGTATAAACTGTAATAATTGTCAAAATCTTGACTTCTACTCTCAGATTTCCATCGAacttcggtgtgtgtgtgtgtgtgtgtgtgcagtttttaaactttaattgaAGCAACTGCAACCACGTTGTTTCCAGATGAGTGTACATCTTTGTAATGCATActgtaatattgtgtaatgTAGTGCAATGCAACAAAGCTGTTTTATAGTCTGAAAAATAACTGAACATAAACctcaaagatgttttttttaatcactttacaTTGTAATGTGTTTCTCTCCGGTACATTTTATAGTTAAGGATCTTGTTATTATTGCATAGTTATTTTAGTCgatttgtgtttctctgttgaatCAATTTAGTTTGATCATTTCCGTGTTTCATGGAATCAAtcaatgcaaatatattttattaataatagtCAAGATCTTTGTACAAAGTATTGGCTTCAGTTGTGTTCATTAAAGcattatttccttctttcctgcagGCATCACAGCTCTTATAGATCAGATTCAGTTTATGTAATTGCACAGTAACTAAAACATTGCAGCAGGCTGTAATAATTTGAATTTTATAAACACTGAACACCTCATTTCAAATTGTACATGCACTGAATATTTAtagtacatttaaatattttaaaatggggTTTTGGAGAATCCCAGATTGTTGCTACAAAAAGTCATTAGTACTTAAAGTTCAACACTAAGTATACAATATTGATTTAATTGTATATTTGGGTATTTGGTTGCTCTTAAGATTCAAGTCTTTATAGTCTGTATTTGTCTCCATACTCAGATATTGCTAATGTAGTAGTGTTACAggtcttttttggggggggttgtCCACCAGATGGAGCCATTTCTGTGACTAACCAGCATGGAGCATCATCCCACATGTGACACATTGAAGGAAAACTATAAGCAAAATGTAATTTAGAAATTtaagtggggtttttttcttctgtaaagcCACTAAAAGAAGTGTGGAAGATTAATCGAGGAGACTTGCAGCCTGAGGGAAGAAGCTGCTCTGTAGTCTGGTGGTAATAGAGCGGATACTTCTGGCTGCAGGGtgaaaaagtcaaatcaaatgtatctataaataacatttgaaaacaacagTAGTCGACCAAAGTGATGAACAATCAAAAAAACCAACACAGCAAAAATATACAGACTAGTGTCGTAGACAAAAGACAACTCTCATACTGAGTTAAAACAAagagtaaaaatgttttttaagacaGGATTTAAGAACAGGCAGTGAGGAGGCCAGCCTAACATGTTGTAAACAGAGTGTGGCTGAGGTGGATATTGTCTTTTAACATCGTTTTGGGCTCTGTGAAGGCGCCTCACCTCACTGATCTCACTGATGCTCGATAGATGGGTGCTGATGATGCTCTGGGCGGTTTTAATTACCTGCTGCAGAGCCTTCCTGTCTCACGTCTCGTGCTAATTTGTGATGTTTCTAGTCAGGATGCTTTCTAATAGCTCCtctgtaaaagtaaaagttca
This Scomber scombrus chromosome 14, fScoSco1.1, whole genome shotgun sequence DNA region includes the following protein-coding sequences:
- the foxred1 gene encoding FAD-dependent oxidoreductase domain-containing protein 1; this translates as MSAWRRLHVLVRPALTCSRLTQQRTWLCCSLSTGAPLRNDFFKDLEAQLAAVRKKAADALPGSGWSPLEINPNLPPERADIVIVGGGVVGWSIAYWLKQRERIREGVKVIVVEKDPTYSQASTVLSAGGIRQQFSLPENIHLSLASADFMRNINEHLSVMNEDPVDLQFNQSGYLFLASEEVAHIMEENYSTQRQAGAKVSLLSPTQLKEKFPWINTDGVVLASYGLENEGWFDPWTLLNAFKRKAMSMGVIQCCGEVTGFKHTTIMVRTGDDEQVGIRRIQSVRVQMPNSLEYQPVECAIVVNAAGAHSGKLAEMLGMGFGAKDTFAGVPLPVEPRKRYVYVVHCPDGPGLDTPFLIDYSGVYFRREGLGGNYIAGMSPEEGEEPDISNLEVDHQFFEEKIWPSLAHRVPAFEKLKVSSAWAGFYDYNTFDQNGIIGIHPLINNMYFATGFSGHGLQHSPAVGRAVAELILDGNFKTLDLSNFGFKRILTQEPMLERNIV